The window GAAGCAGGTAGAAATTTAATTATGGTAATACATGACAGGTTTTCTGGCATTTGCTCAATATAAGACATTAAACCCATGACAAAATTACAGTCTACAAAACCAAGTACAAACAATCCACAGCGTTTAAGCAGCAAGAATATGCAGGCAAATTTAACAGTATCATTCtaaaatacatgcacatacGACAAAGTCACTACTATTTACATATACATAACACATATTAACACAATATGCATGTCATTTTGCACAGGCAGTTGTAATACACTGGTCCAGCTCTCGTCCTCATTGGCGACTGACAGCACACAACTCATGAGGTGTAGGGCTGAGGGTGAAGCTGACAGCTGGTGACAGATCCAGTTCCTCCTCTGTAACTCCAGGGGGAGGAGTGAAACGAAAGcgctggaggagggaggtgaagaagagaaagagctcCATCTTAGCAAGGCTTTCTCCGAGACACACCCTGTGACCTGCAAGAATGAGGAGTTGCAACAAGTTCAAATGGATCATGTATTTAGAGTTGTAAAATGCCTGTAGAGAAAGCTCTGACTCAGTTGTTTTACCTGCAGAAAAGGGCAAAAAGGCCTCTCTTCTGATAAATTTACCCTCCTCATCCAGGAAGTGGGAAGGGTTGAAAGTGTGTGGGCTCTCCCATTCACTTTTATCATACAGGACAGAAGtaagaagaggaaacacagtAGTCCCCTGCAGGCAATGGAAGAGAGCAGGTTTAACATAAGACGTCTTAGAATGAAAGTTAATCAGAGCTTAATGGAAATTTCCAGGATATGTTCTTCGTGGATAAATTCTGAAACATATGTGAGCACTCAGCCTTTTTGATGAAGTAGCCCTGAAAGGTGACGTCTCGGCTGGTTTTATGAGGAATAGCCATGGGGGCAATGTTAGCCATTCTCTGCGTCTCGTGGATCACAGCATCAACGTATGGTAGGTTTTTCCGGTCATCTACCCGGACCTGATGGTTTCCAACCACcctgctcagctcctcctggacctggtctgaaaacaaaaaatcatgaattgatgttttttgtctgctttcactcTAACAAggctaagagtctacagccattcTAGAACCCCCATGAAGATTTAGCATGAAGCACAGCAAACCAGTGTCCCCATTAATCACTGACTCACAACAACATGGTAAAATAGGGTCCAGATACACAGGTAATATGTGACTAGAATGTCTCTCATTTGTAAgagacattgaaatcttccagcaATATGGACTGGCACCAATTGGGAACTCTgctgattgaaaatgaaatgtaggctAAGgtgaaatgagcaaatgaatCAATCATTTAAGTACATGGGTCTTTTAAAAGACATACCTACATACCAGTGTCCTATGGGTTCTATAGCATACTGTGCAACCCATAGCacactgtgggtgtgtgttaatgtgcatcCCAGATTGTGTCAACGTGGATGAAACTGTGGCCAAGCTGGCCGCATTCAGTTATTGACCAGTTTATTGACCGACCATTGTTATGTAGTTAAGCAGATAGAACTGTCCAGCACGACTATCTTATCACATATATTCCATTTGTTCTCGTCTTTGTCAAGCATTGAAGGGCACCCACAGGTAAAAACATTTAcaagcctcctctctccttacCTTGTATATGTggatatttggtcataaacagCAAACCCCATCTCAGTGTAGCTGCCGTGGTATCAGTACCAGCTGCAAACAGTTCGGTCACTGTAAATATTAAGTTTCTCTCATGGTAGTGAGTGTCCGCAACACAAGAGTCCTAagacaaagaacacacacatcattattAAACAAAAGTGTGCAAAattgctgctgaagctgcagatgaaaaacaaatgcaaaggaTCTTACCTCTTCTTTCTGCTTTCGAATCAGAAAACAGTCCACAAGACCCCTGCATATGTGAGGGTTCAGAGTCTCTTTCAGATGCTTGATTAAATCTTTGATATCCTTGACAGTCATCTCAGTATTTTTTAATATCAGCCTCCGGTTTTTGATCCAGCTGGCGAGCCGGGGAAACGTGTTGTAAAGCTgtgaagcaacagaaaaaacaacaaagacaactgAAGACAATGCTTTCATACACTCTTGCCACATGAGTGTAAAAGCTCAAAATACAAGGAGAATGATAGGGAATGACCTCATTGTGCACCACATATGTATTCAGAAATAGCTAGTATTTTACACACAATATTCATCCATTATTTGCCACAGTTGATTATTTTCCATCACCAGATGTCTGCAGATTCCAGTCATTTTTATTCTGACAGTGCCTTCTTGTATTGTATTGTCACTTTAAAATTTGCCCCAAACCATTGTAACTGCCACTACAAAGTTACCCTCACAGTAAATTGCTGAGGGCTTAGATGCTTTTTACCATTCTATATATTTATTCAATAACTAATTATTTTCTAAATCCTGTGTCCACTTTCTATATGGAATCATTTTATTGAATTAGCCTTTCAATTGTCCAACTGTAAGACTTGTACAAACTCAATACTTACGAACTGCAATATACATTTAATTGGATAAGCATATTATCCCAGTCCTAGTTACCACTGCTTACTTAAATTAGCATGGTGTGCAATCCTAATTTGAAAAGCAAATATGAAGATTACCTGGATTGGCGCAGAGCCAATCATGCGAATGTTCTCATTGGCTCTTCTCACCATGTTTTGGAATTGGGGGTCATTATATTCAAACCTGCTTCCATACACAATGGAGGAGATGATATTGGATGTTGCATAATTGGCAGGACGTGCTGTATCAAATGGCTTCCCTGTGAAGTGACGGCAAGAAATTGTTCATTTTCATCATGAAATTAGCATTACGATGACACCGTCTtaacatcatctttttttttgtgtatcaGAACACCTCATCGTGCATTGTCACTTCTATACATTGACTCCATACCTTTATGTTCTTCAAACATTTGGATCAGATGGTGGCATTCCTCCAAGATTTTATCCTCAGCTACTCTTTTACCCATCCCAAAGTCTCTCAGGGTGGAAAGGGAAAAACGTCTCATTTCTTTCCACGATTCTCCATTTGCAAACAGAATCCCTATTAAACATGACACGCTCAAGTGAAAATTAATCTGTATatgtcatatatatatacagtatattataatGCTCATCTGTGATTTGCCTAAATGAAACCACCTAGAAATATAAAATTGAACGTTGAGTCagataaaaacagtgttttattcaaCAGATGACAAATCCGATGTTATCAATGGTTTTGCTTTTGCTATAACTGTTCATTTACATTATTGGCTTTGTGCTAATATGTAAGAATAGTATAAAGGGAGACATACCGTGACCTTGAGTCATATCATAAAATATTGGAGTGATGTGTCGATCTCCAAATGCTTCTGCATTGTTGACCAGAGCCTCTTTGACTGTCTTGTATCCAGCCAGGACCACCACTTTATTGGTTCCCAAGTGCACCGTAAATACAGACCCATATTTCTTTGAAAGCTAGTAAAATTTAAAAATTTAACTGAATATGTCAGAAATGGCGTCAGGATTTATTATTGTAAatgaaaagacaatgaaataAACCACAACACGTTCCAAAATGGATTTGTTTTGTGATCAAGGTGTTAAACTCACCTCACAGAGGGTTTTGTAGGGTCTCTTGAGatcaagctgcagcaggttgccAAGCAGGGGAAGAGGCCTCGGTCCTGGAGGCTCCTTCCCCATTTCCTGGGAGGTGAAACTCCTGGAAACAACATAGAGGACAAGAAGGAGAGCAAAAGCCCCCAACAGAGTCGTTTGGCTGGAAAAGAGTTTCTCTGgataatagaaaatataatcctcgaaaacagacattttgttaGGATCTGGTAACCTATCTGTTCCTAGTGCTCTCCATTTCCCTTTTCGCTAGTTTTATgtgttcccctgtctgtctcaggtgcACCCAGCTGACTCcgcctctccagcagcacaccCGGAGGTCATGAGCCTGATTAAGGCTCAGTATATAAGGAATACACTGAGCTTGATTTGTCACtggattatcctgatctctcccATGAGTTTCCAAAGCCTGTGCCTGTGCCTACCAGCCATGTCCAGCCTTtgctcagcctcagcctcagcctcccacGTGCCAATGGAGTCGGACGTCTGCGCTGGAGGCCATCTTGCCACAGGCAGCTTGCTCACTCATAACATTGTGTTGTAATGGTGCATGTACTTTTTAAATAACCATAACTTGCTCAATTTTCTACCAATTTTCAAATGGTTTGGGTGGTTATAAACGTCAGAGATGTAGTTATGACACTGCATACTTATGAATAATTATAACCATGGACTTTCAtatgaaaataacattaaacaGATAGGTGCAATGAATATACACACGCACAAGGTATTTCTATTAAATCAATATTTATATAGCAGGGTTTCCTCTACATTAATTTAGGAGTGGCATGCCGCCGTTCCTTATTCCTAGCCGCtgctccttcaaatttcttttttttttttattgtcgcAAATACACCACCACCGCATGTCTCcaccttcacagcagagtctgacCATAATTACTCGCAAGAGCACAACCTTGAAAGTGACATGTCAAGCACCCAGGCaccaggtcagagagtcagaggagtaTGGTTACTCACAATAGATTTTACAAGTTTAATAGACATTCGCAAAATATTGAAGGCCAGCTAACGCTACGTAGCATATCAGTAGCTTAAGTTAATTGGGCAGGGTGCCAACTCAGTATCGCTAACGTGAGTAAACTAAttgatagcattaagctaatatcTACACGCCATCatgtaactgctgactgcattttcagatgagcttgttcaaatatttctctaagaagagaaagacagcggATGAAGATGACGCTAGTCAGGTATCATTAGTCTATTACTGAgtcataaatgatgatggttaGGTAAAAAATTGTGTCCATACTCGTAATCAGATGTGATTTGAGTGTAAATTATCTAacattaatgttttatgtaatcaTATAAGACAAGTAACAttagacagggaggagcagtggaacaaagtgaaggagagcagagtacGGCAGGGGGAGAGCCGAGTGAcggagcaggagagcaaagtgatgGTGCAGCCTCTGAGCCTCAGGCCCCGTTTACACGACAATGCTCGTGGGTGAAAACGACAAAATCTTTTATTGGATGCGTCTTTCGTTTAGTTTTAGTTCGTTTAgttgtttcatttgttgttgttccaTTTACAGCCCATCCCAAAATCTTTCAGTGTAGTTAGTCCAAAACCATCTCTTCTTTCCATGAGTCGCCATTAGAAAATAGTATGCCAGGAAACACAAGTGGTTTCTTAGCATGGACTTTGTTTAAGTCATAGAATATGGGAGCGACTTCTCTGTTTCTAAACTGTTCAGCATGGTTGACCAGAGCATGTTTGACTGTCCTGTGTGGCCATATTTTTTGGACAGCTAAAAAGATGGGGGCAGGTAAAAGCGAGATTTAAAGTTCTAGTACTGACTTACTGGTAACATTTGCATTATGCAAGTAATATAATTACTAAAATGAAACTGTCTTCTAGAGTCACCTGCACCTGATTCCCTCTGAGGACGCAAACCTTTTGACAGAACAACCGTTTTCCAAGTTAAATGAAGGGAtgccatttcctcctgtttgacaTGTTGCCTTCACCATCTCTCTGGGTGCAGCTTGCAGActtgacacaaacaaactgtcagtCAAGACTGagcaattaaaatgcaaaatctGGAAAATATAAACTTGATATTTTGAGAATGAGAAAAGGAGGATAAATCTCTGCCTTATGTGCATTTCCTAAAAATATTAAAGGCACTGGCTCCGAGATTCTGTTCCATTCTTTACCATAAATAGTGACCTGCTTTTTCCTATAGCAGTCTGCACAGATAAGTACTGGCATGACTCTTGTTAATGCAAACAGAATGGTTGTTCCTTTACTTCTTGCCCTTGTGTCTCAGCTGATGTGCAACAGGAATACAGAGAATGGACTCAAATGCAAATGACTGAGACAAAATGCAATTCAGTGGTTTAATAATAGAAACTGAGTAACATACGCTTACAGAGTAAACGAGGTGGGCAGTAAGTAAGCAAAACGTCAAACACAAAGTTccaggcagcagaaacagattGAGGTTAACATATAAACAGAACACTAATTCATAAGCTAGACAGCCACGACATGACGCACGTGCTAACTGAGGCCCCGTTTATACATACACGGTAATGTGAAAAACtgagacatttcccttcatttgtgCTCTTCATTTTCACGCAAAAGAGAGTATTCGCCACTGAAAAcgatgcattctaaaaactccggacagagtggagattttggtCAGCTTCAgttgcacgtttgcatgtaaactgagaacaacagagaaaaacagagttttaggtAGCTGACGTCACATTATAcgccagaacttgcacctgcgccaaaagtgcaaccagtgtttacattttcatttggctatggtgatcatggatgcattcagagtagcagtcgcatttatgttggtgcaaaccattttgtatgtttgcatttgcaaatacagctgctctattatatcgaggagcagagacgaatgaGTTCTTGgaggtcagcaattttgcaaCAACTTCTCCCCCGTCCAACACGAAGAGCCAGTCTGTGTCACCGCCAGCGTCGACGGCATACATACGTGGTTTAGTGTAAAGGtaaagttttctgaaaacgaACGACTACGTGTAAACATAGTGTGAGACCCCGTTTACACTTAGGGAAACCGCATATGTTTTCATGCGGTTTGGCCTCTCATTTACACGCAAACAGAGTGTTTTTCACGGAAAacgatcatttttaaaaactccgGCCAAAGTGGAGATTTCTGTAAACGCCAGTTATGTGGTGGCATGTAAACAGGGTTAAATGGCGTTTTAGGTTCCGAAACGTCACAACACGCAACTGAAAATACTTAACGTCATGTGAGTGACCTACGTGTACACTCGCGCCCATAGGTTTGGCATAGTTATGATGGCACTCGACGGCGTATTTATCCGGGTTCATGTAAACgacaacatttttgaaaatgttgtgtgcacaatgttatttttgaaaatggagggGCTAAAATATCTGTTTTCCAAAATACCTGCTACGTGTAAACAAACAATCTGCCAAGAAACAAAGGAAGTAGAACAGTACGTATAGTGAGTCACTGATGATGGAATGAGTTGCAGGTGAGGAATCAGGCAGCTGCAGAGAACGAGGAGAGGGAAAGGGTCAGATCTGTCAACCCTCCTGTTTTTCTCAGGATTCTCCCTTATTTTACCCATCTCTTCCACTGTCTTGCTGTTTAAATGTTTCCCTGTAAGTCTCCCCATTTTTAACCTTAAAAACCTCTGAAAAAAAGGTTGTCTGCCTATTTGTGATGTATTGTCCTCCAgtgcagcaggtggcagcatgtAGAACACTAGCTCGAACATCTAATGTCAAAGggtcattcactcaaacagcaccaacaaataaaacaagaaaaagaaggcaGATGTTTCCAGTCAAACCTGATCAGAAGCAGATTTAATGTGACTCTGCAGCTCAACATCATGAATGAAGAAGCATCAGGGTGGAAAGTCAACCGATGATTAATCCTGCAAACTGGCCAAGTCATCATTGAAAAGCAGTTTCAATACATTTCCCTTTATTGAATtcttgcctttatttttttccatctgaaacCTTTGAAGAAATGTGTGTCCAGTATTTATTTTATAGATTACATAGTTTTCTAAAAGTAAACAAAACGAGGTTTATTGCAATTTTAAATGCTCACTCAGTATTTGCTATATGAAGAAGCAGGTAGAAATTTAATTATGGTAATACATGACAGGTTTTCTAGTATTTGCTCAATATAAGACATTAAACCCATGACAAAATTACAGTCTACAAAACCAAGTACAAACAATTCACAGTGTTTGAGCAGCAAGAATATGCAGGCAAATTTAACAGTATCATTCtaaaatacatgcacatacGACAAAGTCACTACAAATTACATATACATATTAACACAATATGCATGCCATTTTGCACAGGCAGTTGTAATACACTGCTCCAGCTCTCTTCCTCATTGACGACTGACAGCACACAGCTCATGAGGTGTAGGGCTGAGGGTGTAGCCGACAGCTGGTAACAGATCCAGTTCCTCCTCTGTAACTCCAGGGGGAGGAGTGAAACGAAAGCGCTGAAggagggaggtgaagaagagaaagagctcCATCTTAGCAAGGCTTTCTCCGAGACACACCCTGCGACCTGCAAGAATGAGGAGTTGCAACAAGTTCAAATGGATCATGTATTTAAGGTTGTAAAATGCCTGTAGAGAAAGCTCTGACTCAGTTGTTTTACCTGCAGAAAAGGGCAAAAAGGCCTCTCTTCTGATAAATTTACCCTCCTCATCCAGGAAGTGGGAGGGGTTGAAAGTGTGTGGGCTCTCCCATTCACTCTCATCATACAGGACGGAAGtaagaagaggaaacacagtAGTCCCCTGCAGGCAATGGAAGTGAGCAGGTTTGTCGTATAGGGTCTCAAAAAGAAAGTTGAGAGCTTAATGGACATTTCCAGGATATTTTCTTCATGCATAAGTTCTGAAACATATGTGAGCATTAAACCTTTTTTATGAAGTAGCCGTGAAAGGTGATGTCTCGGCTGGTTTTATGAGGAATAGCCATAGGGATGATGTCAGCTACTCTCTGCGTCTCGTGGATCACAGCATCAACGTATGGTAGGTTTTTCCGGTCATCCATCCGGACCTGACGGCTTCCAACCACcctgctcagctcctcctgaACCCGGTCTGAAAAACATAATCATAAATTGACAAGGCTAAGattctacagccatgctagcaccTCTGCCAAGATGTACTTTGGCACAgttgtgctttgagctaaatgctaatattagtatgctaacatgcataCAGTGACAATACTAACATGATCAAGAGGAAGAGTCAAGACATCATCAAAGTCACTgaggttcatcctctggaacCCAGGTTATATGTACAAAATCTGGTGATGGTGGAATGACTCTCTACATATTGTGGAAGCCATAGCACACTGCACACAGATTGCACCAACATGGATGAAACTGTGGCCGAGCTGGATGCATTCTGTCCGTGACATCTGTGTgtagcctcctctctccttacCTTGAATATGTGGATATTTGGCCATGAACAGCAAAGCCCATCTCAGTGTAGTTGCTGTGGTTTCAGTACCAGCTGCATACAGGTTGGCCACAGTAAATATTAAGTTTCTCTCATTGTAGTGAGTGTCCACAACACAAGAGTCCTAAGAGAAGAAAGAACACACATATATCCAATTTTGAGGGTAACTCTGTACAAAAGTAACATTATACCGTAATACATTACTTTGTCCACTGCTAATGTAATATATCATGTTTCTATAATAAAGTCtctaaaaatatgtgtgtgtgtgtgtgtgtgtgtgtgtgtgttgttcagaAAACTCAAGTGTCAACATGTCTGCATGGAGCtggtgcagacagctgcatggATTAAAATGAGTGTATATGTTGACACATGAGAAACACATCTGATAAAGCTGGTCAGTAAAATCCCTGTGAAAAGCAATCATAAGGTAAGCTCACATTGCCATAGCAGCCAGGTTATGCTGAGGCTATAGTGCATATCTGCACTAtgtacaaatgcacaaatatcTGCAGTTATTTTAATGGAAATAGTGCAAAAGTAGTGTAATCAGTAGCATAATCAGTaatcaaataaacaataatataatattgCAAAGTAACATTACTTTTTAAATTAAGTAACTAGTAACATGaaatatattacattttgaaagaaacTTGCCCAACACTGGACATATCATTATAAAATAGACGTGTGCAACATTGTTGTGGATGTTACTGATGAAGAGTAATCAAAGGTCAAAAGTCTTACctcttctttctgcttctgAATCAGAAAACAGTCCACAAGCCCCCTGCAGGTGTCAGGGTTCAGGCTCTCTTTCAGAgtcttcatcacatcagcaACGTCCCTGATAGACATCTCAGTATTTTTTAGTATCAGCTTCCGGTTTTTGATCCAGCTGGTGAGCCGGGGAAACATGTTGTAAACCTTTGAGGCAACAGTAAACAACAAAGATTATTGAAGACAATGCTTTTATCCATCAACATCTAATATTGTAAAAGCTCATATTACGGGAAGAATGAAAGGCAATGAGCTCGTTATTTACAGTGTATGTACTCATATATATTTAGCATTTACATGgctgtaaaatgtttatttttgctgtaaAGTTCGGCATTTTAACATTGGGatgtcacagtatattcagttctctgacctgctgccattgtttcgTCATCTGCTCACTGGTGccctcagtacttttccacacTCAGCCATTTCTACCTGCttgctcacctgatcacacacctgagactcattgCTATCAGTGCAGTATATAAGCTGTTTGCCACACCAAACACTTAAACAGACTTTAAGACTTAGTATTCAGCACATCCTGaatctttgcctgcctgtgactgcttgGTGTCTTATTCACTTGCATTAAAAGAGACTCTGTACTGTTGCAACTCATCTGGACCTGCCAAGTCTGAGAATAAAGTCAGTACAAGCTTCAGAGGTTGCTGCTTGCTATGCATGTGGAATACATACATTTCTTGTTGTTTGTCGCATTTTGAATGTATTGTGTTAGAAACTGTAGCTGCATGAGTGCTGTCCAGGGCTGAACTCTGAAGTCATGAAAATGCTGGTCAAGCTCCCCCTTAGCACCAGGAGAGAAAAAATCCTGGAACCACCCATGCAATAATCAGCCTTCTGGTGGACTCTGGAGGTCTCTATGAATCTACTGTGAAATGCTAAAGGATTAGATGCTTTTTACCATTCTGCGCAATTGTTCAATGACAAATTTATTTTGCTCTAAATCATGCGTCCACAGATCAAATTTGTCAGTCACCACTGCTTACTTAAATTAGCATGGTGCGTAATCCCTTTAAAATCGCATCAAGTTAAAAAGCAAATATGGAGATTACCTGGATTGGCGCAGAGCCAGTCATGCGAAAGTTCTCATTGGCTCTTCTCACCATGTTTTGCAATCGGGGGTCATTATATTCAAACCTGCTTCCATACACAATGGAGGAGATGATATTGGCTGTTGCATAATTGGCAGGACATACTGTATCAAATGGTTTCCCTGTAAAGTGACGGCAAGAAattgatcattttcatcatgAAATTATTAAGACTGAAGCATGAAAACTGCAATCTTGGGGAGGAAATATCACTCAGCATTACAATGACACCTTCCTAACATTGTGCATTGTCACTTCCATACATTGACTCGATACCTTTATGTTCTTCAAACACTTGGATCAGATGGTGGCATTCCTCCAAGATTTTATCCTCAGCTACTCTTTTACCCATCCCAAAGTCTCTCAGTGTGGAAAGGGAAAAACGTCTCATTTCTTTCCATGATTCTCCATTTGCAAACAGAATCCCTATTAAACATGACATGCTCAAGTAAAAATGAATCTGTATATGTCATATACATatgacacacatacatttgcatATTATAATGCTCATCTGTGATTTGCCTAAATTAAATAACAGATGGCAAATCCAATGTTATCAATGGTTTTGCTTTTGCTATAACTGTTCATTTACATTATTGGTTTCGTGCTAATATGTAAGAATAGTGTAAAGGAAGACATACCATGACCTTGAGTCATATCATAAAATATTGGAGAGATATCTCGATCTCCAAACGCTTCTGCATTGCTGACCAGAGCCTCTTTGACTGTCTTGTATCCAGCCAGGACCACCACTTTATTGGTTCCCAAGTGTACCGTAAATACAGACCCATATTTCTTTGAAAgctaataaaatgtaaaaa of the Chaetodon auriga isolate fChaAug3 chromosome 16, fChaAug3.hap1, whole genome shotgun sequence genome contains:
- the LOC143333765 gene encoding cytochrome P450 2K1-like, yielding MSVFEDYIFYYPEKLFSSQTTLLGAFALLLVLYVVSRSFTSQEMGKEPPGPRPLPLLGNLLQLDLKRPYKTLCELSKKYGSVFTVHLGTNKVVVLAGYKTVKEALVNNAEAFGDRHITPIFYDMTQGHGILFANGESWKEMRRFSLSTLRDFGMGKRVAEDKILEECHHLIQMFEEHKGKPFDTARPANYATSNIISSIVYGSRFEYNDPQFQNMVRRANENIRMIGSAPIQLYNTFPRLASWIKNRRLILKNTEMTVKDIKDLIKHLKETLNPHICRGLVDCFLIRKQKEEDSCVADTHYHERNLIFTVTELFAAGTDTTAATLRWGLLFMTKYPHIQDQVQEELSRVVGNHQVRVDDRKNLPYVDAVIHETQRMANIAPMAIPHKTSRDVTFQGYFIKKGTTVFPLLTSVLYDKSEWESPHTFNPSHFLDEEGKFIRREAFLPFSAGHRVCLGESLAKMELFLFFTSLLQRFRFTPPPGVTEEELDLSPAVSFTLSPTPHELCAVSRQ
- the LOC143333766 gene encoding cytochrome P450 2K1-like codes for the protein MSFLEDYIFSYPEKLFSSPTLLVAFALLLVLYVVSSSFTSQEMGKEPPGPRPLPLLGNLLQLDLQRPYKTLCELSKKYGSVFTVHLGTNKVVVLAGYKTVKEALVSNAEAFGDRDISPIFYDMTQGHGILFANGESWKEMRRFSLSTLRDFGMGKRVAEDKILEECHHLIQVFEEHKGKPFDTVCPANYATANIISSIVYGSRFEYNDPRLQNMVRRANENFRMTGSAPIQVYNMFPRLTSWIKNRKLILKNTEMSIRDVADVMKTLKESLNPDTCRGLVDCFLIQKQKEEDSCVVDTHYNERNLIFTVANLYAAGTETTATTLRWALLFMAKYPHIQDRVQEELSRVVGSRQVRMDDRKNLPYVDAVIHETQRVADIIPMAIPHKTSRDITFHGYFIKKGTTVFPLLTSVLYDESEWESPHTFNPSHFLDEEGKFIRREAFLPFSAGRRVCLGESLAKMELFLFFTSLLQRFRFTPPPGVTEEELDLLPAVGYTLSPTPHELCAVSRQ